Proteins co-encoded in one Conger conger chromosome 4, fConCon1.1, whole genome shotgun sequence genomic window:
- the fbxo15 gene encoding F-box only protein 15 gives MPPEILLKILSYLDAASLFCIGFVNKKFFELSNNNAMWYRIFTNESEKMKKWKPKQTDEVAEGVNAVSIQEKPEGYWKRLYFRKMTGYNENKWKRQLKAINPYTGLPRLTEQVLRDLRVTWEITVTDKRGRESTVQQTHAYFSDSSVSVCWSDGSWPPFHQLSMLQLHGVKRVALDCPAVNKPGWRSLIAKHDLHDVRERGRVIGSDKLVNLFHLAPGLIIGLWRGHCSVAFVMMNFHFHKLVERSLLGSSICPYTVPEDRPAFDDVDPEYGLHGYTVHILLHNTVKHIMSGHFSQLFCKTDQIREGFIQLNAINRNDLSQHTPLSGKIDLPWKTEGLDGSVQNCCMMTLTVLDEAQNPFWCVSTPITMLLSKQEPVSYDYGGEPFFMRHQDSEGKVRVELVWLAEQGQFFLTNLVIYIATAKVNKHFGRQY, from the exons TGCTATGTGGTACAGGATATTCACAAATGAGTCTGAAAAGATGAAGAAGTGGAAGCCAAAGCAAACAGATGAAGTGGCAGAGGGAGTGAACGCAGTATCCATTCAAGAAAAGCCAGAAGGGTACTGGAAGAGACTATACTTTCGAAAGATGACTGGATACAACGAAAATAAATGGAAGCGACAATTAAAAGCCATCAACCCCTATACTGGCTTGCCAAGACTAACAGAGCAAGTTTTGAG GGATCTACGTGTTACATGGGAGATCACAGTAACTGATAAACGAGGGCGGGAAAGCACAGTTCAGCAAACCCATGCCTATTTCTCTGATTCATCTGTATCCGTGTGCTGGAGTGATGGCAGTTGGCCTCCTTTTCACCAGCTCTCCATGCTGCAGCTACACGGAGTAAAGCGGGTAGCGTTAGATTGTCCTGCTGTCAACAA GCCCGGATGGCGTTCCCTGATTGCAAAGCATGACCTGCATGATGTccgagagaggggcagagtcaTTGGCTCAGACAAGCTTGTGAATTTGTTCCATTTGGCCCCCGGACTTATTATCGGACTGTGGAGG gGACATTGCTCTGTTGCCTTTGTCATGATGAATTTCCACTTCCACAAGCTAGTGGAAAGAAGCCTCCTTGGCTCGTCCATATG TCCCTACACAGTGCCTGAGGACAGACCTGCCTTTGATGATGTGGACCCAGAATACGGTCTCCACGGATACACAGTGCACATCTTACTTCACAACACTGTCAAGCACATCATGTCTGGGCATTTCTCTCAGCTCTTCTGCAAGACAG ATCAGATTCGGGAGGGGTTCATTCAGTTGAATGCCATCAACAGAAATGACCTGTCTCAGCACACTCCTCTTTCTGGGAAAATCGACCTGCCCTGGAAGACTGAGGGTCTGGATGGGTCTGTCCAG AACTGCTGCATGATGACCCTGACTGTTTTGGATGAAGCACAAAACCCCTTCTGGTGCGTCAGCACGCCAATAACAATGCTATTGTCCAAACAAGAACCCGTGTCCTACGACTATGGAGGCGAGCCCTTCTTCATGAGGCACCAGGACTCTGAGGGAAAGGTCCGAGTCGAGCTGGTTTGGCTGGCAGAGCAAGGGCAGTTCTTCCTCACCAACCTTGTGATTTACATCGCCACCGCTAAAGTCAACAAGCACTTCGGAAGACAATACTGA